A single region of the Syntrophotaleaceae bacterium genome encodes:
- a CDS encoding mechanosensitive ion channel — translation MVDQIFRLVGPNRAVEIFGVKLVGVHAVNVKKFLFSILFILLILFIGFLLRRFLTRSFVNRRWQRRAFWTRQGITIFLALILILGLASIWFDDPGRLTTALGLLTAALVFALQKVITALAGYFIILRGKTFNVGDRIRMGGVRGDVIALSLMQTTIMEMGQPLPVQQDEPAMWVQSRQYTGRIVSVSNAQIFEEPVYNYTLYFPYIWEEMVVPVHYRSNRAEAERIMLEAARRHTVSLSELSESDLKELKRRYFLRSADLRPRVYWRLTDNWLEMSMRFIARDSGIRELKDAISREILQGFDEAGIEISSATMEVVGLPPLRIHPKGEDE, via the coding sequence ATGGTGGACCAGATATTTCGCCTCGTCGGGCCCAACCGGGCCGTGGAGATTTTCGGAGTCAAGCTGGTCGGTGTTCATGCGGTAAACGTAAAAAAGTTTCTGTTTTCCATTCTGTTCATCCTCCTGATCCTGTTCATAGGATTCCTCCTTCGCCGCTTCCTGACCCGCTCTTTTGTGAACCGTCGATGGCAGCGGCGGGCCTTCTGGACCCGTCAGGGCATCACCATCTTCCTGGCCCTGATTCTGATCCTGGGCCTGGCTTCCATCTGGTTCGACGATCCCGGACGCCTGACAACGGCCCTTGGCCTGCTCACGGCGGCTCTCGTATTTGCCCTGCAGAAGGTCATCACGGCATTGGCCGGATACTTTATCATCCTCCGCGGGAAGACCTTCAATGTGGGAGACCGCATCCGCATGGGCGGGGTCCGCGGAGACGTAATCGCTCTCAGCCTGATGCAGACCACGATCATGGAGATGGGCCAGCCTCTGCCCGTCCAGCAGGACGAGCCGGCCATGTGGGTTCAAAGCCGCCAGTATACCGGGAGGATCGTTTCGGTGAGCAACGCTCAGATCTTCGAAGAACCGGTCTACAACTACACTCTCTATTTTCCCTACATCTGGGAGGAAATGGTGGTGCCGGTGCACTACCGCTCGAACCGGGCCGAGGCGGAGAGGATCATGCTGGAGGCGGCGCGAAGACACACGGTTTCGTTGTCCGAGCTTTCAGAAAGCGACCTCAAGGAGTTGAAGCGAAGATACTTTTTGCGTTCGGCAGACTTGCGTCCCCGGGTCTACTGGCGCTTGACCGACAATTGGCTGGAAATGAGCATGCGTTTCATCGCGAGAGATTCCGGTATCCGCGAACTGAAGGACGCAATCAGCCGCGAGATTTTGCAAGGGTTCGATGAGGCGGGGATTGAAATTTCCTCGGCGACCATGGAGGTTGTCGGTTTGCCTCCTCTTCGCATTCACCCGAAAGGCGAGGATGAGTAG
- a CDS encoding nucleotidyltransferase family protein has translation MDKLIEDHREEIKQLAALRGARRVRVFGSRARGDARPDSDVDILVDLEQGRSALALGGLLMDLQDLLGQRVDVVTAAALHPKIREKVLQQAVDL, from the coding sequence ATGGACAAGCTTATTGAAGACCATCGAGAGGAGATCAAACAACTTGCAGCGTTGCGTGGAGCGCGACGGGTGCGAGTTTTTGGCTCTCGTGCGCGTGGCGATGCAAGGCCCGACAGCGATGTTGATATCCTGGTGGATCTTGAGCAAGGGCGTTCCGCCCTGGCGTTGGGTGGGTTGCTGATGGATCTTCAGGACTTGCTGGGCCAACGGGTTGATGTTGTAACCGCCGCCGCTTTGCATCCGAAGATCCGGGAAAAGGTCCTACAACAGGCTGTTGATTTATGA
- a CDS encoding thioredoxin family protein translates to MFKAIFYHAGCPVCIEVEHKLAEAIDKTRFQVEIVHLGKQKDRLAEAEEAGVKSVPALVLDGIPFHINHGADLSALK, encoded by the coding sequence ATGTTTAAAGCCATATTTTATCATGCCGGCTGCCCGGTTTGTATCGAAGTAGAGCATAAGCTTGCTGAGGCAATCGACAAGACCAGATTCCAAGTGGAGATTGTCCATCTCGGCAAACAGAAAGATAGACTTGCGGAAGCGGAGGAGGCCGGTGTCAAATCCGTCCCGGCACTTGTCCTCGATGGTATCCCGTTCCACATCAACCATGGGGCGGACCTTTCTGCTCTGAAGTAA
- a CDS encoding ferritin family protein, with product MDREKRDGSNCQCPEFEKEEELLMNVFEYAMGMETDAEAFYRKLADHTGHKGIKKIFLDLAADEQRHFRTFEALKEKTSTAVTDSPALNDAKNIFSELMPEKAGLKDLKGDLEAYRYAMKLEADAARFYMDIKEKEQDPQVRNQLDKIIRQEFHHFLIVENLYHFVDGPNQYLAWREFSNLDEFFQFGRRVDL from the coding sequence TTGGACAGGGAAAAGAGAGACGGATCAAATTGTCAATGCCCGGAATTTGAAAAGGAAGAGGAGTTGCTTATGAATGTATTTGAATATGCCATGGGCATGGAAACGGACGCGGAGGCCTTTTACAGAAAGCTGGCTGATCACACCGGACATAAAGGGATCAAGAAGATTTTTCTCGATCTGGCCGCCGATGAACAGCGGCATTTTCGAACTTTCGAGGCGCTGAAGGAAAAAACCTCCACCGCCGTCACGGATAGCCCGGCTCTGAATGATGCAAAAAATATTTTTTCCGAGCTGATGCCTGAGAAGGCAGGATTAAAAGATCTGAAAGGGGATCTCGAGGCTTACCGCTATGCCATGAAGCTGGAAGCGGACGCTGCCAGGTTCTATATGGACATAAAGGAAAAGGAACAGGATCCGCAGGTCAGGAATCAGCTGGATAAGATCATCCGGCAGGAATTCCACCATTTCCTGATCGTGGAGAATCTGTATCACTTCGTCGATGGCCCCAATCAATATCTGGCCTGGAGGGAATTCAGCAATCTGGATGAATTCTTCCAGTTCGGCCGCCGAGTGGATCTTTAG
- a CDS encoding class II SORL domain-containing protein, which yields MGKMGELYQTADWKTEKHVPVIEILSGSVKADELFSVKISLGKEVAHPNTTEHHIRWIKLYFKGDGDKFPYEVGNYEFSAHGESVAGPNQGPVYTNHSITTEMKVNKAGMLYATAYCNIHGLWENTLEVKI from the coding sequence ATGGGAAAAATGGGCGAACTTTATCAGACTGCTGACTGGAAAACGGAAAAACACGTGCCTGTGATCGAGATTCTTTCCGGTTCCGTCAAGGCAGATGAGCTGTTTTCGGTCAAAATCTCTCTCGGCAAGGAGGTAGCGCACCCCAACACCACCGAGCATCACATCCGTTGGATCAAGCTTTATTTCAAAGGGGATGGGGACAAATTTCCTTACGAGGTCGGCAACTATGAGTTCTCCGCCCATGGAGAATCCGTCGCGGGGCCGAACCAGGGGCCGGTCTATACCAATCATTCGATAACGACGGAAATGAAGGTCAATAAGGCTGGCATGCTGTATGCCACGGCCTATTGCAACATTCATGGATTGTGGGAAAACACCCTGGAAGTCAAGATATAA
- a CDS encoding DUF4405 domain-containing protein, protein MKRTTRITIVDGIAFVSFLFLIATGLVIRYVLPPGSGGIEGYGTGWRAAARPVSVLWGLTRHEWGHLHYLVSVIFLVVIAIHLFVHRRSMTACFRRKEESQSCLPALIGIGAVIGLLALAVALVFSPAKKVPRQELRQEQMENGPSGALGRDVQ, encoded by the coding sequence ATGAAAAGAACGACGAGGATAACCATTGTCGATGGAATTGCTTTTGTCTCTTTTCTGTTCCTGATTGCGACCGGCCTGGTGATCCGCTATGTGCTTCCGCCCGGCAGCGGCGGCATCGAAGGATATGGCACCGGCTGGAGAGCGGCCGCCCGCCCGGTGTCCGTGCTCTGGGGACTGACCCGCCATGAGTGGGGCCATCTCCATTACCTCGTTTCCGTTATATTTCTCGTGGTGATCGCAATCCATCTTTTCGTTCACCGGCGGAGCATGACAGCCTGTTTCCGCAGGAAGGAGGAGAGTCAATCCTGTCTGCCGGCCCTGATCGGCATCGGCGCCGTCATAGGTCTGCTGGCACTCGCTGTCGCTCTGGTTTTCAGCCCGGCGAAAAAGGTGCCCCGGCAGGAATTGCGGCAGGAACAGATGGAGAATGGGCCTTCCGGCGCTCTTGGCCGGGATGTGCAGTGA
- a CDS encoding chorismate-binding protein has translation MTLRQHTFSLDRFDPLSLFLRLSPEGPGFLETPEPRARTGRYSIVALRSREAYRLNDDGLVNIRDGVETILPGDPFDTLARIHHDRRVPLQDNPAPFCGGFFGYLAYDLAGWIESLPRQARRDRPVPVLWLNWVDLCAVYDHQSRLLTLSTLDPGDDLSALEGEIRSVPELSRSHPLRSGTYELVPGMKQAEFETIVRRAKDYIAAGDIYQANLSVRFEGRSELTAADIYARLRRINPSPFGGLLHSPHLDLISCSPERLVSLRGRTAELRPIAGTRPRGFTPPEDLQLGRELLGHPKERAEHIMLLDLERNDLGKVCQPGSVEVDELMTLERYSHVTHIVSNVRGELVDGAGPFDLIRAVFPGGTITGVPKKRCMEIIEELEPVGRGTYTGGAGYISVTGEMDFNILIRTFQKFGQDLTYQVGAGIVADSEPEREWLECLAKGAALRQALEEEP, from the coding sequence ATGACCCTCCGACAGCATACCTTTTCCCTCGACCGCTTCGATCCGCTGAGCCTCTTTCTGCGCCTGTCGCCGGAAGGACCGGGTTTTCTGGAAACTCCCGAACCGAGGGCCCGCACGGGGCGTTACAGCATCGTGGCCCTGCGCAGCCGCGAAGCCTATCGGCTGAACGACGATGGACTGGTGAACATTCGGGACGGTGTGGAAACGATCCTGCCCGGCGATCCCTTCGACACGCTGGCAAGAATCCACCACGATCGGCGGGTGCCTCTGCAGGACAATCCTGCCCCTTTCTGCGGAGGATTTTTCGGGTACCTCGCCTACGATCTGGCCGGCTGGATCGAAAGCCTGCCGCGTCAGGCCCGCCGCGATCGGCCGGTGCCGGTCCTGTGGCTGAACTGGGTCGATCTTTGTGCCGTCTACGATCACCAGAGCCGTTTATTGACACTGTCCACCCTCGATCCCGGCGACGATCTGTCGGCCCTGGAAGGGGAAATCCGCAGCGTCCCGGAATTGTCCCGATCCCATCCCCTCCGCTCCGGGACCTATGAGCTTGTGCCCGGAATGAAACAAGCAGAGTTCGAAACCATCGTAAGACGCGCCAAGGACTACATCGCCGCCGGGGACATCTACCAGGCCAACCTCTCCGTGCGCTTCGAGGGCAGGTCCGAACTCACTGCGGCGGACATCTACGCCCGCCTGCGCCGGATCAACCCCAGCCCCTTCGGCGGGCTGCTGCATTCCCCGCACCTCGATCTGATCTCCTGCTCCCCGGAGCGGCTCGTCTCGCTGCGCGGCCGCACCGCCGAGCTGCGGCCCATCGCCGGCACCCGCCCACGGGGCTTCACCCCGCCGGAAGACCTACAACTCGGCCGGGAACTGCTCGGCCACCCCAAGGAGCGTGCCGAGCACATCATGCTCCTCGACCTGGAGCGCAATGATCTGGGCAAGGTCTGCCAACCCGGCAGCGTCGAGGTCGACGAACTGATGACCCTGGAGCGCTATTCGCACGTCACCCACATCGTCTCCAACGTCCGGGGAGAACTGGTCGACGGCGCGGGGCCCTTCGACCTGATCCGCGCGGTCTTCCCCGGCGGCACCATCACCGGAGTTCCCAAAAAGCGGTGCATGGAAATTATCGAGGAACTGGAGCCGGTAGGACGCGGCACCTATACCGGCGGCGCCGGTTACATCAGCGTCACCGGCGAAATGGATTTCAACATCCTGATCCGGACTTTTCAAAAATTCGGCCAGGACCTGACCTACCAGGTTGGCGCCGGCATTGTTGCCGACTCGGAACCGGAGAGGGAATGGCTCGAATGCCTGGCCAAGGGCGCCGCCCTGCGTCAGGCCCTGGAGGAGGAACCATGA
- a CDS encoding alpha/beta hydrolase, whose translation MTLPFPEPDFIRTNGIRMAVYQQGCGLPVIFCHGFPELAFSWRKQLSVLAEAGYRAIAPDLRGYGKTEKPEAIEAYDILNLVDDLTGLLDALELDRAIFCGHDWGGHVVWEMPAFHPERVAGIIALNTPHRYFQRMGPDPIRWMLENYSDRYYRMAFLEKGIEMGLTAEVLPAFLGGLFRARPMTMEQYLAAPPSVRNLEFEFILEAALAPEPAGVPLMSRDELQVYIDAFKEGGLTGPINWYRNIVRNARILDKVDSRIEVPCLMISAADDIFLPPSLTEGMESHCADLEKYVLPECGHWSQSEKPAEVNRLILDWLERKFDP comes from the coding sequence ATGACCTTACCATTTCCAGAGCCTGATTTTATCCGCACCAACGGCATCCGAATGGCCGTTTACCAGCAAGGGTGCGGGCTTCCTGTTATCTTTTGCCATGGATTTCCCGAGCTGGCCTTTAGCTGGCGCAAACAACTCTCCGTTCTGGCCGAGGCGGGTTATCGCGCCATCGCACCCGATCTAAGGGGATACGGAAAAACGGAAAAACCCGAGGCGATCGAAGCCTACGATATTCTGAACCTTGTCGACGATCTGACAGGACTGCTTGATGCCCTCGAACTGGACCGTGCAATCTTTTGCGGTCACGACTGGGGAGGTCACGTGGTATGGGAAATGCCCGCCTTTCATCCGGAGCGCGTGGCGGGTATCATCGCACTGAATACCCCGCACCGCTATTTTCAGCGGATGGGCCCCGATCCCATCCGTTGGATGCTTGAGAACTACAGCGATCGCTACTACCGGATGGCGTTTCTGGAAAAAGGGATTGAAATGGGGTTGACCGCCGAGGTCCTCCCCGCCTTTCTGGGAGGTCTTTTCCGGGCGCGGCCGATGACCATGGAACAGTATTTGGCAGCGCCACCATCGGTAAGAAACCTGGAGTTCGAGTTCATTCTGGAAGCGGCGCTGGCTCCCGAGCCCGCCGGGGTTCCTTTGATGTCTCGGGACGAATTGCAGGTCTATATCGATGCCTTTAAAGAGGGGGGTCTGACCGGCCCGATCAACTGGTATCGGAACATTGTCCGGAATGCCAGGATTCTCGACAAAGTGGACAGCCGGATCGAGGTGCCCTGCCTGATGATTTCCGCAGCCGACGATATATTTTTGCCTCCTTCTCTCACAGAGGGGATGGAAAGTCATTGTGCCGATCTGGAAAAATACGTTCTTCCCGAATGCGGTCACTGGTCGCAGTCGGAGAAACCGGCCGAGGTTAACCGCCTTATTCTGGACTGGCTGGAACGAAAATTCGACCCATGA
- a CDS encoding transposase: MDYKGYRHIPRALFDAITFLAGALPKRSVPTFLELLFGAMLTQTGFVTDAYLAIDAVRHWNSYYKWLHFGKWSWVALGRQTVRLVLQMFPRRRWFLMIDDTIVFRSSKIAPGSAIHYEHGRKANRPAFVRGQRWVTLALTLSKGFRALGIPILSRLARQGGNSGKLVAAKTLLRVIVPLFEGFQTILLMDSWYMRCSLISYALNHGLQVIGQVRRDTALFHLSERTGKRGRPRKYGDKVSAEWVDSLPEVSMECLIYGKTQMVYYRSAIVLARFLNGRAVRIVWSRLVNEDGSRTKPSLILSTDLSLSAARVILYYGRRWSVEDLFNQLKNRWGWKETWQQSRQVLHRWVQILSLSYAIPQLLVLLDDAKVKVLASFAPWRRNQPITAGRVRQGLQRFFGHVNIRAMWHSKSGKFGPRKWPVEDDYHPMLDKVA, translated from the coding sequence ATGGACTACAAGGGATACCGACATATCCCCAGAGCCCTGTTTGATGCTATCACATTTCTGGCAGGGGCTCTCCCAAAACGTTCTGTCCCAACTTTTCTGGAACTGCTCTTCGGGGCAATGCTGACACAGACCGGGTTTGTGACCGACGCTTACCTGGCGATCGATGCCGTCAGGCACTGGAACAGTTATTACAAATGGCTCCACTTCGGGAAGTGGTCATGGGTTGCCTTAGGGCGTCAGACGGTTCGCCTTGTATTGCAGATGTTCCCGCGTCGACGCTGGTTTCTCATGATTGACGATACGATTGTGTTCAGATCGTCAAAGATAGCTCCCGGTTCAGCCATCCATTATGAACATGGGAGAAAAGCCAATCGCCCAGCCTTTGTCAGAGGGCAGCGCTGGGTTACCTTGGCTCTGACGCTTTCCAAAGGGTTCCGCGCACTGGGCATCCCGATTCTCTCCCGCCTGGCTCGTCAGGGAGGTAATTCAGGCAAACTGGTTGCCGCAAAAACGCTGTTGCGCGTGATTGTTCCTTTATTCGAAGGCTTCCAGACCATCCTGTTGATGGATAGCTGGTATATGCGCTGTTCCCTTATCTCGTATGCCTTGAACCATGGCCTACAGGTGATAGGTCAGGTGCGCCGGGACACCGCGCTCTTTCATCTGTCTGAGCGTACCGGCAAGAGGGGCCGCCCCAGAAAGTACGGCGACAAGGTCTCCGCAGAATGGGTCGATTCCTTACCGGAAGTCAGCATGGAGTGCCTTATCTACGGCAAGACTCAGATGGTGTACTACCGCTCTGCCATTGTCCTTGCCCGCTTTCTGAATGGCAGGGCCGTACGGATTGTCTGGAGCCGGCTCGTAAATGAGGATGGCTCTCGTACCAAGCCAAGCCTGATTCTCTCCACCGACCTGTCTCTTTCCGCCGCACGGGTTATTCTCTACTATGGGCGGAGGTGGTCGGTTGAGGATCTGTTCAACCAACTCAAGAATCGCTGGGGATGGAAGGAAACCTGGCAGCAGTCTCGACAGGTACTCCATCGCTGGGTGCAGATACTGTCGCTCAGCTATGCCATCCCCCAGTTACTGGTGCTCCTTGATGATGCAAAAGTGAAAGTCCTGGCTTCTTTTGCTCCCTGGCGCCGGAATCAGCCCATTACCGCCGGAAGAGTCCGCCAGGGGCTGCAAAGGTTTTTTGGCCATGTCAACATTCGGGCCATGTGGCACTCGAAGTCAGGTAAATTCGGACCCCGAAAATGGCCGGTTGAGGACGATTATCATCCCATGCTGGACAAGGTCGCGTAG
- a CDS encoding aminotransferase class IV, with protein sequence MILNLNGEFVDAGQAGLPLNDGAVLFGDSLFETLKARTGRIRFLDDHLDRLRLSARLLGFPLDAARIRQALLDTVSRIDAPVARLRLTVTRGSHAGIEFPPGGQGRFFISALPYHEPSPEEREQGAACVFAPNQRINPLSHLPQMKRGNYADCLYAVNHARSRGAREALFLTPENQVLEGATSNLFIVQKGALVTPPAGELVLAGIMRRQVLGAAAALDLPGEERPITVEELFAAEEAFLTNSLMDTLSITTVEDRPLRRGPWADRLREKIEEQNS encoded by the coding sequence ATGATCCTTAACCTTAATGGGGAATTCGTCGATGCCGGGCAAGCCGGACTACCGCTGAACGACGGCGCGGTGCTGTTCGGCGACAGTCTGTTCGAAACCCTGAAGGCCAGGACCGGACGAATCCGCTTTCTCGACGATCATCTCGACCGGCTTCGTCTGTCGGCCCGACTGCTCGGCTTCCCCCTGGATGCCGCACGCATCCGCCAGGCCCTCCTCGACACCGTCAGCCGCATCGACGCACCCGTGGCCCGCCTGCGCCTGACCGTCACCCGGGGCAGCCATGCCGGCATCGAATTTCCCCCCGGCGGCCAGGGCCGCTTCTTCATCAGCGCCCTCCCCTACCACGAGCCATCCCCGGAGGAAAGAGAGCAAGGCGCCGCCTGCGTCTTCGCCCCGAACCAGCGGATCAATCCCCTCTCCCACCTGCCGCAGATGAAACGGGGCAATTACGCCGACTGTCTCTATGCCGTAAATCATGCGAGAAGCCGGGGCGCCCGCGAGGCCCTGTTCCTCACCCCGGAAAACCAGGTCCTCGAAGGAGCGACAAGCAACCTGTTCATTGTGCAGAAAGGCGCCCTGGTCACCCCACCCGCCGGCGAACTTGTGCTGGCCGGCATTATGCGCCGGCAGGTTCTGGGGGCCGCCGCAGCTCTTGACCTGCCCGGCGAAGAGCGACCGATAACTGTCGAGGAACTGTTCGCGGCTGAGGAGGCTTTCCTCACCAACTCTCTGATGGACACCCTGTCCATTACCACGGTGGAAGACCGCCCCCTTCGGAGGGGACCATGGGCAGACCGGCTGCGCGAAAAAATTGAAGAGCAGAATTCCTGA
- a CDS encoding helix-turn-helix domain-containing protein → MNSRKNYECLEQVVGCKWSVSVLMAIKNGVDRPGALERYITGISTKVLSERLRKLTSYGLLRKERFNELPPRTVYSLTPKGERLVDIIHKIHELDAEETNVR, encoded by the coding sequence ATGAATTCTCGAAAAAACTATGAGTGCCTGGAGCAGGTGGTGGGATGCAAGTGGTCGGTTTCCGTCCTGATGGCCATTAAAAATGGTGTCGATCGCCCCGGTGCTCTCGAGAGGTACATTACGGGTATATCCACCAAGGTTCTTTCAGAGCGGCTAAGGAAACTGACCTCCTACGGATTGCTGCGAAAAGAAAGGTTCAATGAACTACCTCCACGAACGGTCTACTCCCTGACGCCGAAAGGTGAAAGGCTCGTCGATATCATACACAAGATTCACGAACTTGATGCCGAAGAGACCAATGTCCGGTAA
- a CDS encoding HepT-like ribonuclease domain-containing protein: MILSERDQVFVEHMLECIGRIAKYTAGDRTNFFQSELVQDAVVRNLQVLAESSQRLSESAKNTQTNIDWRAIAGFRNVLVHDYLGLDLETIWLVIEQDIPQLEKALKIMAAIE; the protein is encoded by the coding sequence ATGATTCTCTCTGAACGCGACCAAGTTTTTGTTGAGCACATGCTGGAGTGTATCGGCCGCATTGCAAAATATACAGCCGGCGATCGCACCAATTTTTTCCAATCTGAACTTGTGCAGGATGCCGTGGTCCGGAATCTTCAGGTATTGGCCGAGTCGAGTCAACGTTTATCCGAATCTGCTAAAAATACTCAAACCAACATCGATTGGCGGGCGATTGCCGGCTTTCGTAACGTCCTTGTCCATGATTACCTAGGCCTGGATCTGGAGACGATCTGGCTGGTAATCGAACAGGATATCCCTCAACTCGAAAAAGCTCTCAAAATAATGGCTGCCATTGAATAG
- a CDS encoding ferredoxin has translation MAKTPYVDKDVCISCNLCVDMLPEVFKLDEDNLAEVHDPNGAPEEKIQEAIDSCPVSCIHWEE, from the coding sequence ATGGCCAAAACTCCCTATGTAGACAAGGATGTCTGTATCAGTTGCAACCTCTGTGTGGACATGCTGCCCGAGGTATTCAAACTGGACGAAGACAACCTGGCGGAAGTTCATGATCCAAATGGTGCCCCTGAAGAAAAAATTCAGGAGGCCATCGATTCCTGTCCTGTTTCCTGTATTCACTGGGAAGAATAG
- a CDS encoding HepT-like ribonuclease domain-containing protein, translating to MQKLMIIGEAAARLPKEFRDCHPEIPWVDIVAFRNIAVHAYFSVDWALCGLLL from the coding sequence CTGCAAAAACTTATGATCATCGGGGAGGCGGCGGCCCGTTTGCCCAAAGAATTTCGGGACTGCCATCCTGAAATCCCCTGGGTGGATATTGTGGCCTTCCGCAACATCGCCGTTCATGCTTATTTTTCCGTTGACTGGGCATTGTGTGGACTGCTGCTATGA
- a CDS encoding nucleotidyltransferase family protein, giving the protein MTARKIDLPLQEIAELCRRYRVRELSVFGSFLGEDFRPESDIDLLVEFAPDAEIGFLDLARMGRELSGVLHRPVDLVPKAGLKPKIRDEILSSRKVLYAA; this is encoded by the coding sequence ATGACTGCCCGTAAAATTGATTTGCCACTTCAAGAGATTGCCGAACTCTGCCGGCGTTACAGGGTGCGGGAACTTTCGGTTTTTGGGTCATTTCTTGGCGAAGATTTTCGGCCGGAGAGCGATATCGATCTACTGGTGGAGTTTGCTCCTGATGCAGAAATCGGCTTTCTCGACCTGGCCAGAATGGGGCGCGAACTGTCCGGGGTATTGCACCGCCCTGTAGATCTGGTCCCCAAAGCAGGGTTGAAGCCGAAAATTCGGGACGAAATCCTTTCCAGTCGTAAGGTCCTCTATGCGGCGTGA
- a CDS encoding DedA family protein produces the protein MEELFIAWLKQYGYLILFVWSILEGETGLVMAGVLCHTGDMSYPIAVFVALLGGFTGDQVYFYIGRFNKGFIQRRLYKQRRKFALAHLLLKKYGWPIIFVQRYLYGLRTVIPVSIGITRYSSKKFALINIFSALIWATATITPAYLFGEEILTVLTFTKEHWYLALPLAGVFLSGIYAYFHQLENRLLERRNHRRGRVPLHKTVS, from the coding sequence ATGGAAGAGCTGTTCATTGCATGGCTCAAGCAATACGGATATCTCATTCTGTTCGTCTGGAGCATTCTGGAAGGTGAGACCGGGCTCGTCATGGCGGGCGTTCTCTGCCATACCGGCGACATGTCCTACCCGATAGCCGTTTTCGTCGCACTACTGGGCGGTTTTACCGGGGATCAGGTCTACTTCTACATCGGCCGTTTCAACAAGGGCTTCATTCAGCGCAGACTTTATAAGCAGAGACGCAAGTTTGCCCTCGCTCATCTGCTGCTGAAAAAATACGGGTGGCCTATCATCTTCGTTCAAAGGTATCTGTACGGTCTTCGCACCGTCATACCGGTCTCGATAGGGATAACCAGGTATTCATCCAAAAAGTTCGCCCTTATCAATATATTCAGCGCTTTGATCTGGGCAACGGCAACGATCACTCCCGCCTATCTATTCGGCGAAGAAATCCTTACTGTTCTGACCTTCACCAAGGAGCACTGGTACTTGGCCCTGCCCCTGGCCGGGGTTTTCCTCTCTGGAATTTATGCCTATTTTCACCAGCTGGAAAACCGGCTGCTGGAACGCCGGAATCATCGTCGAGGCCGCGTTCCTTTGCACAAAACCGTTTCGTGA